The Chitinivibrionia bacterium genome window below encodes:
- a CDS encoding putative DNA binding domain-containing protein: MRKLPEKEDIQTEFKPNFNTEVVETLVAFANAKGGTVFVGVHDKKGTPLGITIGKESVANWINDIKSITSPQIVPDVEVFSIDGKDIAAFSIAEYPVKPVSTRGKHFKRFGNSNHLLNSQEIANEHLKTINSSWDFYIAPNHSEKDLSDEKIKKFANVMRQNESIGQLEMSDTQILEKMEIFRGNKITFGAYLLFAKDYCSISDVQIGRFKSDTMIIDSLSLNCDLFQEVEAIIVFIKKHLKVEYIITGNPQRTERLDYPLDAIREIVINMIVHRDYRDSSASIIKIFDNRIEFFNPGNLYDGITIENLLSGNYTSKSRNKLIAKTFKEIGMIERYGSGIMRVRKICREYGVKEPDFYEMTGGFQVVLYNEVVDYGSENDTVNAENDTVNAENDTVNAENDTVNAGNDTVSLKKKQQLILDSIAVNPYITSEKLAEIVGITAINVRVNLAKLKEKGLLERIGADKNGYWKIINKGDPK, encoded by the coding sequence ATGAGAAAACTACCGGAAAAAGAAGACATTCAAACTGAATTTAAGCCGAATTTCAATACGGAAGTTGTTGAAACGCTTGTTGCTTTTGCAAATGCGAAAGGCGGAACTGTTTTTGTCGGCGTTCACGATAAAAAAGGAACTCCGCTCGGAATAACCATAGGTAAAGAGTCCGTTGCAAATTGGATAAACGATATAAAGTCAATTACAAGCCCGCAAATAGTTCCCGATGTAGAGGTATTCAGTATTGACGGCAAAGATATTGCCGCATTTTCTATTGCCGAATATCCTGTAAAACCTGTTTCTACACGCGGAAAACATTTTAAGCGTTTCGGAAATTCCAACCATTTGTTAAATTCGCAGGAAATAGCAAACGAACATCTGAAAACAATAAATTCAAGTTGGGATTTTTATATAGCCCCCAATCACAGCGAAAAAGATTTGTCCGACGAAAAAATAAAAAAATTTGCGAATGTCATGAGGCAAAATGAAAGTATCGGGCAACTCGAAATGTCCGATACGCAAATTCTTGAAAAAATGGAAATATTTCGGGGAAATAAAATCACTTTTGGCGCATATTTACTGTTTGCCAAAGATTATTGCTCCATAAGCGATGTGCAAATCGGACGTTTTAAGAGCGATACTATGATTATTGATTCTTTATCCCTGAATTGCGATTTATTCCAAGAAGTCGAGGCTATTATAGTATTCATAAAAAAACATTTGAAAGTGGAATACATAATAACAGGCAATCCGCAACGAACGGAGCGGCTCGATTATCCTTTGGACGCAATACGCGAAATCGTCATAAATATGATAGTCCATCGCGATTACAGAGACAGTTCGGCGAGCATAATTAAAATTTTTGACAACAGAATTGAATTTTTTAATCCGGGAAATCTTTACGACGGCATTACTATCGAAAATTTGTTATCGGGAAATTACACTTCAAAATCACGCAATAAATTGATAGCAAAAACGTTCAAAGAAATCGGTATGATAGAGCGTTATGGGTCGGGAATTATGCGCGTGCGTAAAATTTGCAGAGAATACGGCGTAAAAGAACCCGATTTTTACGAAATGACAGGTGGTTTTCAAGTAGTATTGTATAATGAAGTAGTAGATTACGGCAGTGAAAACGATACAGTAAATGCTGAAAACGATACAGTAAATGCTGAAAACGATACAGTAAATGCTGAAAACGATACAGTAAATGCTGGAAACGATACAGTAAGTTTAAAGAAAAAACAACAGTTAATATTAGACAGCATTGCAGTAAATCCATATATAACTTCTGAAAAATTGGCTGAAATAGTTGGTATAACAGCGATTAACGTCAGAGTAAATCTTGCCAAACTTAAAGAAAAAGGTCTGCTTGAACGAATAGGCGCAGACAAAAACGGATATTGGAAAATAATAAACAA